In the Kitasatospora terrestris genome, one interval contains:
- a CDS encoding chorismate mutase codes for MTPASPELASLRAEIDGLDERIVALLAERIAVVHRVARHKTDETAVRAPDRVQQVVDRVRALADGHGIPADLVEKVYRLLIAELTELELDAFGRP; via the coding sequence ATGACCCCCGCATCCCCTGAACTGGCCTCGCTGCGCGCCGAGATCGACGGCCTGGACGAGCGGATCGTCGCCCTGCTCGCCGAGCGGATCGCCGTCGTCCACCGGGTCGCCCGGCACAAGACCGACGAGACCGCCGTCCGCGCCCCCGACCGCGTCCAGCAGGTCGTGGACAGGGTCCGCGCGCTCGCCGACGGCCACGGCATCCCCGCCGACCTGGTCGAGAAGGTCTACCGGCTGCTGATCGCCGAGCTGACCGAACTGGAGCTCGACGCCTTCGGCCGCCCGTAG
- a CDS encoding response regulator transcription factor, with the protein MTDEARSVRVLLAEDQGMVREALAALLGLEPDIDVVAQVPRGDQVVDAAVEHDVDVAVLDIEMPGMTGIDAAAELRRRRPGTKIVIATTFGRPGYLRRAMESGADAFLVKDAPAGELAEAIRRVLRGERVIDPTLAAAALAEGANPLTGRELDVLAAAADGSVNADIARRLHLSEGTVRNYLSMAIQKTGARNRAEAVRVAREKGWL; encoded by the coding sequence ATGACAGACGAGGCGCGTTCGGTGAGGGTCCTGCTGGCCGAGGACCAGGGAATGGTGCGCGAGGCGCTCGCCGCCCTGCTCGGCCTCGAACCGGACATCGACGTGGTCGCCCAGGTCCCGCGCGGCGACCAGGTCGTCGACGCCGCCGTCGAGCACGACGTGGACGTCGCCGTGCTCGACATCGAGATGCCCGGCATGACCGGCATCGACGCCGCCGCCGAACTGCGCCGCCGCCGGCCCGGCACCAAGATCGTCATCGCCACCACCTTCGGCCGGCCCGGCTACCTGCGCCGCGCCATGGAGTCCGGCGCCGACGCCTTCCTGGTCAAGGACGCCCCGGCCGGCGAACTCGCCGAGGCCATCCGCCGGGTGCTGCGCGGCGAGCGGGTCATCGACCCGACGCTCGCCGCCGCCGCGCTCGCCGAGGGCGCCAACCCGCTCACCGGCCGCGAGCTCGACGTGCTCGCCGCCGCCGCCGACGGCTCGGTCAACGCCGACATCGCCCGCCGGCTGCACCTGTCGGAGGGCACCGTCCGCAACTACCTGTCGATGGCGATCCAGAAGACCGGCGCCCGCAACCGCGCCGAGGCCGTCCGGGTCGCCAGGGAGAAGGGCTGGCTGTAG
- a CDS encoding transglutaminase-like domain-containing protein, translated as MTEQSRSRFRAEARAEHPDPVLLCVLAAAEHTLGDLGADPGDTGERPTLQALLSACQAALDRHAAAIRQAVAERRPSGPEETAALLAAVLGGRERFHGQQSDYRRLESSLLPEVLRRRRGLPIMLSLVWSAVASRAGLTVHGIALPGHFIVAVGGPAGGEEYVLADPFHGGRLLDLPDVERLVIAAGHRYSPELLTPAQPLDIVLRVLGNIRSWAADRPEHARTQLWAAELGLLLPRHPAQLRLERAELLVKTGDFLGGAAEMEAYAEILDAFNPEAAAKVRHEARAARHRLN; from the coding sequence GTGACCGAGCAGAGCAGATCCCGCTTCCGGGCCGAGGCCCGCGCCGAGCATCCCGACCCGGTGCTGTTGTGTGTGCTCGCGGCCGCCGAGCACACCCTCGGCGACCTGGGCGCCGACCCGGGCGACACCGGGGAGAGGCCGACCCTGCAGGCCTTGCTCTCCGCCTGCCAGGCGGCGCTGGACCGGCATGCCGCCGCGATCCGGCAGGCGGTGGCCGAGCGGCGGCCGTCCGGGCCGGAGGAGACGGCCGCGCTGCTGGCGGCGGTGCTCGGCGGGCGGGAACGCTTCCACGGGCAGCAGTCGGACTACCGGCGGCTGGAGTCCTCGCTGCTGCCGGAGGTCCTGCGGCGGCGGCGCGGGCTGCCCATCATGCTGTCGCTGGTGTGGAGCGCGGTGGCGTCGCGGGCCGGGCTGACCGTGCACGGGATCGCGCTGCCGGGGCACTTCATCGTCGCGGTCGGCGGGCCCGCCGGCGGCGAGGAGTACGTGCTGGCGGATCCGTTCCACGGCGGGCGGCTGCTCGACCTGCCGGACGTGGAGCGCCTGGTGATCGCGGCGGGCCACCGGTACTCGCCCGAACTGCTCACCCCGGCGCAGCCGCTGGACATCGTGCTGCGGGTGCTCGGGAACATCCGGAGCTGGGCGGCGGACCGCCCGGAGCACGCCCGGACCCAGCTCTGGGCGGCGGAGCTCGGGCTGCTGCTGCCCCGGCATCCGGCGCAACTGCGGCTGGAGCGGGCCGAGCTGCTGGTGAAGACCGGCGACTTCCTGGGCGGCGCGGCCGAGATGGAGGCCTACGCGGAGATCCTCGACGCGTTCAACCCGGAGGCGGCGGCCAAGGTCCGGCACGAGGCGCGGGCCGCCCGCCACCGGCTGAACTGA
- a CDS encoding GNAT family N-acetyltransferase — MSPSGTPVEGRPEVRIDRSDVGRRVSVRRVSEFVGDRPVFRDLIGVLESWDDHGISVVPRSGESVTFPADRLVAGKTVPLFPARRVRPPSATPLELQRIAARSWPAVENEPLGEWTLRAAAGFTRRANSVQALGDPGLPLGEALDRVRGWYAARGLPGYVEVITPGSPPDLAAELDRIGAAYAPTLVRTAPLAPLAKLGRGHERVRLSRTAGPRWMSLYRRVTADPAVEEAARQVIHGGPSVWFATVPGPDGGAPLAIGRLAVDGAWACFGAIEVAPNARRTGLATTVMAVLAARAAEEGAGAACLQVEAENAGAIALYDGLGFATSHTYHYARLP; from the coding sequence ATGAGCCCGAGTGGAACGCCGGTGGAGGGCCGTCCCGAGGTCCGGATAGACCGGTCTGACGTGGGACGACGGGTGTCCGTCCGGCGTGTCTCGGAGTTCGTCGGCGACCGGCCGGTGTTCCGCGATCTGATCGGCGTTCTCGAGTCCTGGGACGATCATGGCATCTCGGTGGTGCCCCGCAGCGGCGAGTCGGTCACCTTCCCGGCCGACCGGCTGGTCGCGGGCAAGACCGTGCCGCTCTTCCCGGCCCGTCGGGTGCGGCCCCCGTCCGCGACCCCGCTGGAGCTGCAGCGGATCGCCGCCCGCTCCTGGCCGGCGGTGGAGAACGAGCCGCTCGGCGAGTGGACGCTGCGGGCCGCGGCCGGCTTCACCCGGCGGGCCAACTCGGTGCAGGCGCTGGGCGATCCTGGCCTGCCGCTGGGCGAGGCGCTGGACCGGGTGCGCGGCTGGTACGCGGCCCGCGGCCTGCCCGGGTACGTCGAGGTGATCACCCCGGGCTCGCCGCCGGACCTCGCCGCCGAGCTCGACCGGATCGGCGCGGCGTACGCCCCGACCCTGGTGCGCACCGCACCGCTCGCGCCGCTGGCGAAGCTCGGCCGCGGCCACGAGAGGGTGCGGCTGTCGCGCACCGCCGGGCCGCGGTGGATGTCGCTGTACCGGCGGGTGACCGCCGACCCGGCGGTGGAGGAGGCGGCCCGTCAGGTGATCCACGGCGGCCCCTCGGTCTGGTTCGCCACCGTGCCGGGGCCGGACGGCGGCGCGCCGCTGGCGATCGGCCGGCTGGCGGTGGACGGCGCGTGGGCGTGCTTCGGCGCGATCGAGGTCGCCCCGAACGCCCGCCGGACGGGTCTGGCGACCACAGTGATGGCGGTGCTCGCGGCCCGGGCGGCCGAGGAGGGGGCGGGTGCCGCGTGCCTGCAGGTGGAGGCGGAGAACGCGGGGGCGATCGCGCTGTATGACGGACTGGGCTTCGCGACCAGTCACACTTACCACTACGCGCGTCTTCCGTAG
- the fdxA gene encoding ferredoxin, which produces MTYVIAQPCVDVKDKACIEECPVDCIYEGERSLYIHPDECVDCGACEPVCPVEAIFYEDDTPEEWKDYYKANVEFFDDLGSPGGASKLGLIERDHPFIAALPPQNTDH; this is translated from the coding sequence GTGACCTACGTCATCGCGCAGCCTTGTGTCGACGTCAAGGACAAGGCGTGCATCGAAGAGTGCCCGGTCGACTGCATCTACGAGGGCGAGCGCTCTCTGTACATCCACCCGGATGAGTGCGTCGACTGCGGTGCGTGCGAGCCGGTCTGCCCGGTCGAGGCCATCTTCTACGAGGACGACACCCCGGAGGAGTGGAAGGACTACTACAAGGCGAACGTCGAGTTCTTCGACGACCTCGGTTCGCCCGGTGGCGCTTCCAAGCTGGGCCTGATCGAGCGGGACCACCCGTTCATCGCGGCCCTTCCGCCGCAGAACACCGACCACTGA
- the dapC gene encoding succinyldiaminopimelate transaminase, with amino-acid sequence MSTKNSTSAPFPGHPGAARRVSDRLPVFPWDKLEPYKATALAHPGGLCDFSVGTPVDPVPDVIQKALADAGDAPGYPTVWGTAELRGAVSGWLRRRVGAEIGPEAVLPTVGSKELVAWLPGQLGLGPGDQVAYPRLAYPTYEVGALLCGAEPVAYDSVDELDGSRVRLLWLNSPSNPTGRVLGAEELRAAVAWAREHRVLLVSDECYLELGWDAEPVSVLHPSVCGEQGHEGLLAVHSLSKRSNLAGYRASFVAGDPVVVRELLEIRKHGGMIVPAPVQAATIAALGDDAHVVEQRERYAARRAALRAALEAYGFRIEHSEASLYLWATQDRPCWETVAELAELGILVAPGDFYGPAGERFVRVAFTATDERVAAAVARLRG; translated from the coding sequence GTGAGCACCAAGAACAGCACGTCCGCGCCGTTCCCGGGACACCCGGGGGCGGCGCGCCGCGTATCCGACCGCCTTCCGGTCTTCCCCTGGGACAAGCTGGAGCCGTACAAGGCGACCGCGCTCGCCCACCCCGGCGGCCTGTGCGACTTCTCCGTCGGCACCCCGGTCGACCCGGTGCCGGACGTCATCCAGAAGGCCCTCGCCGACGCCGGTGACGCCCCCGGCTACCCGACCGTCTGGGGCACCGCGGAGCTCCGCGGCGCCGTCTCCGGGTGGCTGCGGCGGCGCGTCGGCGCGGAGATCGGCCCCGAGGCGGTGCTCCCCACCGTCGGCTCCAAGGAGCTGGTCGCCTGGCTGCCCGGGCAGCTCGGCCTCGGCCCCGGCGACCAGGTCGCCTACCCGCGGCTCGCCTACCCCACGTACGAGGTCGGCGCGCTGCTCTGCGGCGCCGAGCCGGTCGCGTACGACAGCGTCGACGAGCTCGACGGCTCGCGGGTGCGGCTGCTGTGGCTGAACTCGCCGTCCAACCCGACCGGGCGGGTGCTCGGCGCGGAGGAACTGCGCGCCGCCGTCGCCTGGGCCCGGGAGCACCGGGTGCTGCTGGTCAGCGACGAGTGCTACCTGGAACTGGGCTGGGACGCCGAGCCCGTCTCGGTGCTGCACCCGTCCGTCTGCGGGGAGCAGGGGCACGAGGGGCTGCTCGCGGTCCACTCGCTCTCCAAGCGCTCCAACCTGGCGGGCTACCGCGCCTCGTTCGTCGCCGGCGACCCGGTGGTGGTGCGGGAGCTGCTGGAGATCCGGAAGCACGGCGGCATGATCGTGCCGGCGCCGGTGCAGGCCGCGACGATCGCGGCGCTCGGCGACGACGCGCACGTGGTCGAGCAGCGGGAGCGGTACGCGGCGCGGCGGGCCGCGCTGCGGGCCGCCCTGGAGGCGTACGGCTTCCGGATCGAGCACTCCGAGGCCAGCCTGTACCTGTGGGCGACCCAGGACCGGCCGTGCTGGGAGACCGTCGCCGAACTCGCGGAGCTGGGCATCCTGGTGGCGCCCGGCGACTTCTACGGGCCGGCGGGGGAGCGCTTCGTCCGCGTGGCGTTCACCGCGACGGACGAGCGGGTCGCCGCCGCGGTGGCGCGCCTGCGGGGATAG